The following proteins come from a genomic window of Ictidomys tridecemlineatus isolate mIctTri1 chromosome 9, mIctTri1.hap1, whole genome shotgun sequence:
- the Reeld1 gene encoding reelin domain-containing protein 1 has protein sequence MKVPATFAGWAWASLFLTSCSSAFSHGAGAVACGDMQPRHIQAQPQRSSSHHLTIHTSRSYSPGDKIPVTMRSSLDFMGFLLQARRESDHQTAGTFVLIPPRSKLITCFEEADAVTHSDKSPKRNLSFVWKAPAEPVGDIRFLVTVVQSYFVYWARIESAVVSQQTRSRALSDDHHHAVLGTLVPTPGRRLDDSEGTAPGAPEEDNSHPVPTSIGVTELPGDTETLSQSPSRTATASSDGQPPRGDSHRILEPSLDFHRLKRLGALKRFSSGGFASSLSTHHRTQDDPSFHSLETCLPLDRDEQDEMTASNRSPVRLALYTGLLTEPPSLWSSEASTGSEVGASNTTPDFHISSASQRQVAGGQASGPSAKSVPESESRDPRMGTGEGEGGVGHPSKTVRPAVGQEGASAPLGIQLSTPQLGTLLCLLATLGMALAAGLCYLHTQHCHKRTEVSSSEPATDAMASGETVHGRKTGENRFVLVPAEHNRISPSEGSRKPGL, from the exons ATGAAGGTCCCAGCTACCTTTGCAGGCTGGGCTTGGGCCTCCCTCTTCCTGACTTCCTGCTCATCTGCCTTCTCCCATGGGGCCGGTGCTGTGGCGTGTGGGGATATGCAGCCCAGACACATCCAAGCCCAGCCCCAGCGCTCCAGCTCCCACCACCTCACCATCCACACCAGCAGGTCCTACTCACCAGGTGACAAGATTCCAG TGACCATGAGGAGCAGTCTGGACTTCATGGGGTTCCTGCTGCAGGCTCGGAGGGAGTCTGATCATCAGACGGCTGGCACTTTTGTCCTCATTCCTCCTCGCTCCAAACTGATCACTTGCTTTGAAGAGGCGGACGCGGTCACCCACTCTGACAAGTCCCCGAAGAGAAACCTCTCCTTCGTGTGGAAGGCCCCTGCTGAGCCTGTGGGGGACATCAGGTTCCT TGTAACAGTAGTCCAGTCGTATTTTGTTTACTGGGCAAGGATTGAATCAGCTGTTGTGTCACAACAGACACGCAGCAGAGCCCTCTCTGATGACCACCACCACGCTGTGCTGGGGACGCTGGTGCCAACCCCTGGGCGAAGGCTGGATGACTCTGAAGGGACAGCCCCAG GAGCTCCAGAAGAGGACAATTCACATCCTGTCCCTACTAGTATCGGGGTGACAGAGttgcctggggacacagagactCTGTCCCAATCACCGTCACGTACAGCTACTGCGAGCAGCGATGGCCAGCCACCCAGGGGAGACAGCCATCGAATCCTAGAACCATCCCTGGATTTCCATAGGCTGAAGCGGCTTGGGGCCCTCAAGAGATTCTCCTCAGGGGGCTTTGCTTCCAGCCTGAGCACCCACCATAG GACTCAGGATGATCCAAGCTTTCACTCCTTGGAAACGTGCCTGCCCTTGGATAGAGATGAACAG GATGAGATGACAGCCTCTAACAGGTCACCAGTGAGGCTTGCTCTGTACACTGGCCTCCTTACCGAGCCCCCAAGTCTCTGGTCTTCTGAAGCGTCCACTGGGAGTGAGGTGGGGGCATCCAACACAACCCCTGACTTTCACATCTCTAGTGCTTCCCAGCGTCAAGTGGCTGGTGGCCAGGCATCAGGGCCCTCTGCCAAATCTGTACCTGAGTCAGAGTCCAGGGATCCCAGaatggggacaggggagggagaaggtggTGTGGGACACCCTAGCAAGACTGTGAGGCCTGCAGTAGGGCAGGAGGGCGCCAGTGCCCCTTTGGGGATCCAGCTCAGCACGCCGCAGCTGGGCACCTTACTCTGTCTGTTAGCCACCCTGGGCATGGCCCTGGCGGCTGGCCTTTGCTACCTGCACACTCAGCATTGCCACAAGCGAACAGAAGTGTCCTCCAGTGAGCCAGCCACGGATGCCATGGCCAGTGGGGAGACTGTTCACGGCAGGAAGACTGGGGAGAACAGGTTTGTTTTGGTTCCAGCGGAACACAACAGGATCTCTCCTTCTGAGGGTAGCAGGAAACCAGGCCTCTGA